From the genome of Flavobacterium luteolum, one region includes:
- a CDS encoding protease complex subunit PrcB family protein has translation MKQILLIFSILLLLVGCDNDDLPQSDVPFALVGKGDSFANDQSLAQRHLVIKDAKTWNNFLKEMNISSAKIKGFKETNIDFSQYQVIAVIDKTQPNDGHSIDIVEMTENRNTIIVKVEKLKNGNLTKKSSRPYDIVKTAKTDKKVVFEQ, from the coding sequence GTGAAACAGATTTTATTAATATTTAGCATCCTGCTTTTGCTGGTTGGCTGTGACAATGATGATTTGCCACAGTCCGACGTTCCTTTTGCGCTAGTAGGTAAAGGAGATTCTTTTGCAAACGACCAAAGCCTCGCTCAAAGACATTTGGTTATTAAAGATGCTAAAACGTGGAATAATTTTTTGAAAGAAATGAATATTTCAAGTGCTAAAATAAAAGGTTTTAAAGAAACTAATATTGATTTTAGCCAATATCAGGTTATTGCCGTTATTGATAAAACACAACCCAATGACGGGCATTCGATCGATATTGTAGAAATGACCGAAAACCGCAATACTATAATCGTAAAGGTAGAGAAATTAAAAAACGGAAATCTCACCAAGAAATCTTCTAGACCTTATGACATTGTAAAAACAGCAAAAACAGATAAAAAAGTGGTTTTTGAGCAGTAA
- a CDS encoding patatin-like phospholipase family protein, which translates to MKIKGLSLGFFFLFIINEGIAQNKINLFSEINYNSIPVVDLSEYKSVQDRDSRLQNPNIALGVGISGGGSRAQFFGMGVLLGLEEIKEENTNRNFLNEIDYFSTVSGGCYAAGYYLTIFKNKLQYDNCSFNEFYFSKADAFKADVSKSASLFSLLNNSRNEKGEKISMAQRLDLEVLQYDSTNPENQNKFRTQMLLSDFFIPKDSKQNPQLPIMVANGTAYNNGERFPFMPHIIRALKINSSLAPNKAPLSLDENQINNGYDFPLTYAITASSAFPGVLPKTKFGIKNQDKILCVIDGGASDNMGYETLIELLHNDTKVKDKNKKALFIDCLGQGKKAPFINDEKIRLISLLETASLYTVQTRYMTFEKDVENVLERYKIPVSNYQIIGFTTLKEYLQKLNKNKAYEDLVTELKNTDDEAASWLKIHDNFKAELIEKFGEDSFQKDKYSQLQLSSLDKEKFKDFDAKELLMLYEYTSHIETKLKITPEEKEMLLLSGRFAAYVKTNELKALLTENTGN; encoded by the coding sequence ATGAAAATTAAAGGTCTTTCTCTAGGATTCTTTTTCCTTTTTATAATAAACGAAGGAATCGCCCAAAACAAAATAAATCTCTTTTCAGAAATCAATTATAACTCAATCCCTGTGGTTGATTTAAGCGAATATAAATCGGTTCAGGATCGTGATAGCCGACTTCAGAATCCAAATATTGCTTTAGGTGTCGGAATTTCAGGTGGTGGATCAAGAGCGCAGTTTTTTGGTATGGGTGTTCTTTTGGGTTTAGAAGAAATTAAGGAAGAAAACACGAATCGTAATTTCTTGAATGAAATTGATTATTTCTCTACTGTTTCTGGAGGCTGTTACGCTGCGGGATACTATTTGACCATTTTTAAAAACAAATTGCAATACGATAATTGTTCGTTCAACGAATTTTATTTTTCTAAAGCCGATGCATTCAAAGCTGATGTTAGTAAATCGGCTTCGCTTTTTTCTCTTTTGAACAACAGCCGAAACGAAAAAGGAGAAAAAATCTCGATGGCGCAGCGATTAGATTTGGAGGTTTTGCAATACGACAGCACAAATCCAGAGAATCAGAATAAATTTAGAACACAAATGCTTTTGTCTGATTTTTTTATTCCGAAAGACAGCAAGCAAAATCCGCAATTACCCATAATGGTTGCCAACGGAACGGCTTATAACAACGGAGAACGATTTCCGTTTATGCCACATATTATTCGGGCTTTGAAAATCAATTCGTCTCTTGCTCCTAATAAAGCACCGCTTTCGCTTGACGAAAATCAGATTAACAACGGTTATGATTTTCCGCTGACGTATGCTATTACAGCAAGTTCGGCTTTTCCTGGAGTTCTTCCTAAAACCAAATTCGGAATTAAAAATCAGGATAAAATTTTGTGTGTAATTGACGGTGGGGCGTCTGATAATATGGGTTATGAAACGTTGATTGAACTTCTTCATAACGATACAAAAGTTAAAGACAAAAACAAAAAAGCACTTTTTATTGATTGTTTAGGACAAGGAAAAAAAGCTCCTTTTATAAATGATGAAAAAATCAGACTTATTTCGTTGTTAGAAACTGCTTCTTTGTACACGGTTCAAACCAGATATATGACTTTTGAAAAAGATGTCGAAAATGTTTTGGAACGATACAAGATACCGGTTTCAAATTATCAGATTATTGGTTTTACAACTTTAAAAGAATATCTTCAAAAGTTAAATAAAAACAAGGCTTATGAAGATTTGGTAACAGAACTGAAAAATACTGATGACGAAGCCGCAAGTTGGCTAAAAATTCATGATAATTTTAAAGCAGAATTGATTGAAAAGTTTGGGGAAGATAGTTTTCAAAAGGACAAATACAGTCAGCTACAGCTTTCTAGTCTGGACAAAGAAAAGTTTAAAGATTTTGATGCAAAAGAACTTTTGATGCTTTACGAGTATACATCACATATCGAAACCAAGTTAAAAATAACTCCCGAAGAAAAAGAGATGTTGCTTTTGTCTGGACGTTTTGCAGCGTATGTGAAAACGAATGAATTGAAAGCCTTGCTAACAGAAAATACAGGAAATTAA